In Labeo rohita strain BAU-BD-2019 chromosome 16, IGBB_LRoh.1.0, whole genome shotgun sequence, one DNA window encodes the following:
- the yrdc gene encoding yrdC domain-containing protein, mitochondrial — translation MVFLRFIRTVGIRLNIYSYTLNSPLKSVSMCKELKTRVLRLSAQNSDDLTSQPQEWTEILNATVKALKAGQVVAVPTDTIYGLACVAQNSAAVKRVYNIKGRNGDKPLAICVGEIQDIYRYCKVSVKEELLRDLLPGPVTLVLERSSTLNGDLNPFTKLIGVRIPDHPFMRRLCQMCGEPLALTSANVSSQTSTVAANEFEDLWPSLAVVVDGGPIGDKSRLGSTVVDLSVCGRYRIIRPGCALSATVQVLEGKYGLLEDPVNQ, via the exons ATGGTATTCCTCAGGTTCATTCGTACGGTCGGCATACGTTTAAATATTTACTCGTACACACTAAATAGTCCGTTGAAGAGCGTCAGTATGTGTAAGGAGCTGAAGACGAGAGTCCTGCGGTTATCAGCGCAAAACTCCGATGATCTGACGTCACAGCCGCAGG AGTGGACGGAGATCCTGAACGCCACAGTCAAGGCTCTGAAAGCGGGTCAGGTCGTGGCCGTTCCCACTGACACCATCTACGGTCTGGCCTGTGTGGCTCAAAACTCAGCGGCCGTCAAGAGAGTTTATAATATCAAAGGAAGGAATGGAGACAAACCTCTAGCCATCTGTGTTGGAGAAATACAGGACATATACAG GTACTGTAAGGTGTCTGTGAAGGAGGAGCTGCTCAGAGATCTGCTGCCTGGACCTGTTACACTAGTTCTGGAAAGATCCTCCACACTGAACGGAGACCTCAATCCGTTTACTAAG CTCATAGGGGTTCGTATTCCAGACCACCCATTCATGAGGCGTCTCTGTCAGATGTGCGGTGAGCCACTTGCTCTCACCAGTGCTAACGTCAGCTCACAAACCAGCACAGTTGCTGCTAAC GAGTTTGAGGATTTATGGCCCAGTCTGGCTGTGGTGGTGGATGGTGGGCCGATTGGAGATAAAAGCCGTTTGGGTTCAACAGTTGTGGATCTGTCTGTGTGTGGCAGATACCGTATAATCAGACCAGGATG TGCTCTCTCTGCTACAGTTCAGGTACTTGAGGGCAAGTATGGACTGCTGGAGGATCCTGTCAATCAATGA
- the LOC127178449 gene encoding NLR family CARD domain-containing protein 3-like isoform X1 — protein MSVYEDRRKEDTASKKHLCDGMEEGDASYKRSLIDEGGEGDSVRTQRAASPEPSCVSMKSSESIIQHPNLSDGMETFDPSVKSCLTCKAFFCQSHIKQHDTGLQTHSWLKEAGDLQQNFHQAMHDVLQKVKDQHKTGMKKKYESLSEGIKLQEKPILLSRIYTQLYIIDGESEVVNEKHEVLQMEKTPRTQDTQICCNDIFKPLHQPGHMEKDKIKTVLTKGIAGIGKTVTVQKFILDWTEGKANQDVDFMFVLPFRELYLIKDRQYSLHRLVLDFHPELQDLDSKIYEEYKIVFIFDGLDESRIALMFSNTQKVCDVTESSSVDVLMTNLFRGELLPSAQIWITSRPAAASQIPSRYINRVTEIQGFNEPQKEEYFRKRISDQQQASRIISHIKIVKSLHIMCHIPVFCWISATVLQNTLKQDHRTEIPETLTEMYIHFLLTQINMRNQKYDERNPKKLLQSNREVIVKLAELAFRQLMKGNVLFYEEDLRESGIDVTDASVYSGICTEIFKEESVIHQRKVYCFIHLSFQEFLAAFYVFYSYLVMDMQLLHLFLYGEHKVYRFKIISLCDLLKVAVDKTLQIENGHLDLFIRFLLGISLESNQRLMQGLLTHTEDSSETIKETTQYIKSKIKAEGCFSADRSINLFLCLLEVNDQTFLRDIQEFLKSVKYSQNKLSPAHCSTIAYVLQISEEVVDTLDFMQYNTSDEGRRRLIPAVMKCRKALLSGYSLTAACYKSVASALQSSNSLLRELDLSFSDLMDSGVKILSTGLKSPYCQLEILRLSRCMVTKEGCSYLAFALSLNPFHLRELDLSYNDLGDSGVKIFSALLEDPNCKLEILSVDQKGGFKITEALQKYACDLTLDPNTVNSCLNLSKGNRIVKINVKENRSHTGEPERSDRYPDHPERFELCPQVLCRESLSGRCYWEAAWSGNMVYIAVTYKRICRKGLHPDTIFGRNEHSWSMNYYDGKFTFHHKTECNEISVPLDHSKRAGVYLDWPAGALSFYSVSNTHKLTHLHTFKSTFTEPLYAGFGVFSGLVSLCKPGQSCEEQPRCPKEPKLSGEQFKLSTDFKRYRRVNTDNLSKQ, from the exons ATGAGTGTATATGAGGATAGAAGGAAAGAGGACACTGCCTCTAAAAAGCATCTCTGTGATGGGATGGAGGAGGGGGATGCTTCCTATAAAAGGAGTCTCATTGATGAGGGAGGTGAGGGGGATTCTGTTCGGACCCAGAGAGCAGCATCTCCAgaacccagctgtgtgtctatgaagagttcCGAATCTATAATTCAGCACCCTAACCTCAGTGATGGAATGGAGACCTTTGATCCCAG TGTGAAGTCCTGTCTGACCTGCAAGGCCTTCTTCTGCCAGAGCCACATCAAGCAGCATGACACAGGCCTGCAGACACACTCATGGCTGAAAGAGGCTGGAGATCTGCAGCAGAATTTTCACCAAGCAATGCATGATGTCCTGCAGAAGGTCAAAGACCAACACAAAACCGGCATGAAAAAGAAGTATGAGAGCTTATCTGAGGGAATCAAACTACAAGAGAAACCAATCCTCCTGAGCAGAATCTACACACAGCTTTATATCATAGATGGCGAGAGTGAAGTGGTGAATGAAAAACATGAGGTTTTACAGATGGAGAAAACACCTAGGACACAAGACACTCAAATCTgctgcaatgacatctttaaacCCTTACATCAACCAGGACACATGGAGAAAGACAAAATCAAGACTGTTCTTACTAAAGGCATCGCTGGAATTGGAAAAACTGTcactgtgcagaagttcattctggACTGGACTGAGGGAAAAGCCAATCAGGATGtagattttatgtttgttcttCCATTTCGTGAGCTGTACTTGATTAAAGATCGTCAGTATAGTCTTCACAGACTTGTGCTGGACTTTCATCCCGAACTTCAAGATCTGGACTCAAAGATTTATGAGGAGTATAAAattgtgttcatctttgatggtctggatgaaagcagaatCGCACTGATGTTTTCAAACACTCAGAAAGTTTGTGATGTGACCGAGTCTTCATCAGTGGATGTGCTGATGACAAACCTCTTCAGAGGAGAGCTGCTTCCCTCTGCGCAAATCTGGAttacctccagaccagcagcagccagtCAGATTCCCTCAAGATACATCAACCGTGTGACAGAAATTCAGGGATTCAATGAACctcagaaggaggaatatttcaggaagagaatcagtgatcaACAGCAAGCcagcagaatcatctcacacattaaaattgtaaaaagccttcacatcatgtgccacattcccgtcttctgctggatctcagccactgtGCTTCAGAACACCCTGAAACAAGACCACAGGACAGAAATCCCtgaaactctgactgaaatgtacatccactTCTTGCTCACTCAGATCAACATGAGGAATCAAAAGTATGATGAGAGAAATCCAAAAAAACTCCTGCAGTCCAACAGAGAAGTGATTGTGAAACTTGCTGAACTGGCTTTCAGACAGCTAATGAAGGGTAATGTGTTGTTCTATGAGGAGGACCTGAGAGAGAGTGGCATAGACGTCACTGACgcctcagtgtattctgggatttgcactgagatcttTAAGGAGGAATCTGTGATACATCAGAGGAAAGTCTACTGCTTCATTCATCTGAGCTTTCAAGAGTTTCTGGCagctttttatgtgttttattcatACTTAGTTATGGACATGCAATTACTGCATTTGTTTCTCTATGGAGAACACAAGGTATATAGGTTTAAGATAATTTCCCTGTGTGATCTGCTAAAAGTAGCAGTTGATAAAACACTACAAATTGAAAATGGACATCTGGATCTTTTCATTCGATTTCTGCTGGGCATCTCGCTGGAGTCCAACCAGAGACTCATGCAGGGtctactgacacacacagagGACAGTTCAGAGACCATCAAAGAAACTACACAGTACATTAAAAGCAAAATCAAGGCTGAGGGGTGTTTCTCAGCTGACAGATCCATCAATTTGTTCTTATGTCTGCTGGAAGTGAATGATCAGACTTTCCTGAGAGACATTCAGGAGTTTCTGAAATCTGTGAAATACTCACAAAATAAACTCTCCCCTGCTCACTGCTCAACAATAGCCTACGTGCTTCAAATATCAGAGGAGGTAGTGGATACCCTGGATTTTATGCAATATAACACATCAGATGAGGGTAGAAGGAGACTGATACCAGCTGTGATGAAGTGCAGAAAAGCTCT ACTTTCTGGCTATAGTCTAACTGCTGCATGCTATAAAAGTGTAGCTTCGGCTCTACAGTCATCAAACTCCCTCCTAAGAGAGTTGGACCTGAGTTTCAGTGACCTGATGGATTCAGGGGTGAAGATACTCTCTactggactgaagagtccatactgtcagctggagatactgag ATTATCTCGGTGTATGGTGACAAAGGAAGGCTGCTCTTATCTGGCTTTTGCTCTCAGTTTAAACCCCTTCCACCTGAGAGAACTTGATCTGAGCTACAATGACCTGggagattcaggagtgaagATATTCTCTGCACTGTTAGAAGATCCAAATTGCAAATTGGAGATACTAAG TGTGGATCAGAAGGGGGGATTCAAAATTACAGAGGCACTACAAAAAT atgcctgtgaTCTCACACTTGATCCAAATACAGTGAACAGTTGTCTCAATCTATCAAAGGGGAACAGAATCGTCAAGataaatgtgaaagaaaatCGGTCACACACTGGAGAACCAGAAAGATCAGATCgctatcctgatcatccagagagATTTGAATTGTGTCCTCAGGTTCTGTGTAGGGAAAGTCTGtctggacgctgttactgggaggctGCATGGAGTGGGAATATGGTTTATATAGCAGTGACATATAAAAGAATCTGCAGGAAAGGATTGCATCCTGATACTATATTTGGACGCAATGAACACTCCTGGAGTATGAACTACTATGATGGCAAATTCACTTTTCATCACAAAACTGAGTGCAATGAGATATCTGTGCCTTTAGATCACTCAAAGAGAGCAGGAGTCTATCTGGACTGGCCTGCCGGAGCTCTGTCTTTCTACAGTGTTtctaacacacacaaactcacacacttacacacattcaAAAGCACATTCACTGAACCCCTTTATGCTGGATTTGGTGTTTTTTCTGGCTTAGTGTCTTTATGTAAGCCTGGACAGTCATGCGAGGAACAACCAAGATGTCCTAAAGAACCAAAACTGAGTGGAGAACAATTTAAACTATCTACTGATTTTAAGAGATATAGGCGAGTAAATACAGACAATTTGAGCAAACAGTAA
- the LOC127178449 gene encoding NLR family CARD domain-containing protein 3-like isoform X2: protein MSVYEDRRKEDTASKKHLCDGMEEGDASYKRSLIDEGGEGDSVRTQRAASPEPSCVSMKSSESIIQHPNLSDGMETFDPSVKSCLTCKAFFCQSHIKQHDTGLQTHSWLKEAGDLQQNFHQAMHDVLQKVKDQHKTGMKKKYESLSEGIKLQEKPILLSRIYTQLYIIDGESEVVNEKHEVLQMEKTPRTQDTQICCNDIFKPLHQPGHMEKDKIKTVLTKGIAGIGKTVTVQKFILDWTEGKANQDVDFMFVLPFRELYLIKDRQYSLHRLVLDFHPELQDLDSKIYEEYKIVFIFDGLDESRIALMFSNTQKVCDVTESSSVDVLMTNLFRGELLPSAQIWITSRPAAASQIPSRYINRVTEIQGFNEPQKEEYFRKRISDQQQASRIISHIKIVKSLHIMCHIPVFCWISATVLQNTLKQDHRTEIPETLTEMYIHFLLTQINMRNQKYDERNPKKLLQSNREVIVKLAELAFRQLMKGNVLFYEEDLRESGIDVTDASVYSGICTEIFKEESVIHQRKVYCFIHLSFQEFLAAFYVFYSYLVMDMQLLHLFLYGEHKVYRFKIISLCDLLKVAVDKTLQIENGHLDLFIRFLLGISLESNQRLMQGLLTHTEDSSETIKETTQYIKSKIKAEGCFSADRSINLFLCLLEVNDQTFLRDIQEFLKSVKYSQNKLSPAHCSTIAYVLQISEEVVDTLDFMQYNTSDEGRRRLIPAVMKCRKALLSGYSLTAACYKSVASALQSSNSLLRELDLSFSDLMDSGVKILSTGLKSPYCQLEILSVDQKGGFKITEALQKYACDLTLDPNTVNSCLNLSKGNRIVKINVKENRSHTGEPERSDRYPDHPERFELCPQVLCRESLSGRCYWEAAWSGNMVYIAVTYKRICRKGLHPDTIFGRNEHSWSMNYYDGKFTFHHKTECNEISVPLDHSKRAGVYLDWPAGALSFYSVSNTHKLTHLHTFKSTFTEPLYAGFGVFSGLVSLCKPGQSCEEQPRCPKEPKLSGEQFKLSTDFKRYRRVNTDNLSKQ, encoded by the exons ATGAGTGTATATGAGGATAGAAGGAAAGAGGACACTGCCTCTAAAAAGCATCTCTGTGATGGGATGGAGGAGGGGGATGCTTCCTATAAAAGGAGTCTCATTGATGAGGGAGGTGAGGGGGATTCTGTTCGGACCCAGAGAGCAGCATCTCCAgaacccagctgtgtgtctatgaagagttcCGAATCTATAATTCAGCACCCTAACCTCAGTGATGGAATGGAGACCTTTGATCCCAG TGTGAAGTCCTGTCTGACCTGCAAGGCCTTCTTCTGCCAGAGCCACATCAAGCAGCATGACACAGGCCTGCAGACACACTCATGGCTGAAAGAGGCTGGAGATCTGCAGCAGAATTTTCACCAAGCAATGCATGATGTCCTGCAGAAGGTCAAAGACCAACACAAAACCGGCATGAAAAAGAAGTATGAGAGCTTATCTGAGGGAATCAAACTACAAGAGAAACCAATCCTCCTGAGCAGAATCTACACACAGCTTTATATCATAGATGGCGAGAGTGAAGTGGTGAATGAAAAACATGAGGTTTTACAGATGGAGAAAACACCTAGGACACAAGACACTCAAATCTgctgcaatgacatctttaaacCCTTACATCAACCAGGACACATGGAGAAAGACAAAATCAAGACTGTTCTTACTAAAGGCATCGCTGGAATTGGAAAAACTGTcactgtgcagaagttcattctggACTGGACTGAGGGAAAAGCCAATCAGGATGtagattttatgtttgttcttCCATTTCGTGAGCTGTACTTGATTAAAGATCGTCAGTATAGTCTTCACAGACTTGTGCTGGACTTTCATCCCGAACTTCAAGATCTGGACTCAAAGATTTATGAGGAGTATAAAattgtgttcatctttgatggtctggatgaaagcagaatCGCACTGATGTTTTCAAACACTCAGAAAGTTTGTGATGTGACCGAGTCTTCATCAGTGGATGTGCTGATGACAAACCTCTTCAGAGGAGAGCTGCTTCCCTCTGCGCAAATCTGGAttacctccagaccagcagcagccagtCAGATTCCCTCAAGATACATCAACCGTGTGACAGAAATTCAGGGATTCAATGAACctcagaaggaggaatatttcaggaagagaatcagtgatcaACAGCAAGCcagcagaatcatctcacacattaaaattgtaaaaagccttcacatcatgtgccacattcccgtcttctgctggatctcagccactgtGCTTCAGAACACCCTGAAACAAGACCACAGGACAGAAATCCCtgaaactctgactgaaatgtacatccactTCTTGCTCACTCAGATCAACATGAGGAATCAAAAGTATGATGAGAGAAATCCAAAAAAACTCCTGCAGTCCAACAGAGAAGTGATTGTGAAACTTGCTGAACTGGCTTTCAGACAGCTAATGAAGGGTAATGTGTTGTTCTATGAGGAGGACCTGAGAGAGAGTGGCATAGACGTCACTGACgcctcagtgtattctgggatttgcactgagatcttTAAGGAGGAATCTGTGATACATCAGAGGAAAGTCTACTGCTTCATTCATCTGAGCTTTCAAGAGTTTCTGGCagctttttatgtgttttattcatACTTAGTTATGGACATGCAATTACTGCATTTGTTTCTCTATGGAGAACACAAGGTATATAGGTTTAAGATAATTTCCCTGTGTGATCTGCTAAAAGTAGCAGTTGATAAAACACTACAAATTGAAAATGGACATCTGGATCTTTTCATTCGATTTCTGCTGGGCATCTCGCTGGAGTCCAACCAGAGACTCATGCAGGGtctactgacacacacagagGACAGTTCAGAGACCATCAAAGAAACTACACAGTACATTAAAAGCAAAATCAAGGCTGAGGGGTGTTTCTCAGCTGACAGATCCATCAATTTGTTCTTATGTCTGCTGGAAGTGAATGATCAGACTTTCCTGAGAGACATTCAGGAGTTTCTGAAATCTGTGAAATACTCACAAAATAAACTCTCCCCTGCTCACTGCTCAACAATAGCCTACGTGCTTCAAATATCAGAGGAGGTAGTGGATACCCTGGATTTTATGCAATATAACACATCAGATGAGGGTAGAAGGAGACTGATACCAGCTGTGATGAAGTGCAGAAAAGCTCT ACTTTCTGGCTATAGTCTAACTGCTGCATGCTATAAAAGTGTAGCTTCGGCTCTACAGTCATCAAACTCCCTCCTAAGAGAGTTGGACCTGAGTTTCAGTGACCTGATGGATTCAGGGGTGAAGATACTCTCTactggactgaagagtccatactgtcagctggagatactgag TGTGGATCAGAAGGGGGGATTCAAAATTACAGAGGCACTACAAAAAT atgcctgtgaTCTCACACTTGATCCAAATACAGTGAACAGTTGTCTCAATCTATCAAAGGGGAACAGAATCGTCAAGataaatgtgaaagaaaatCGGTCACACACTGGAGAACCAGAAAGATCAGATCgctatcctgatcatccagagagATTTGAATTGTGTCCTCAGGTTCTGTGTAGGGAAAGTCTGtctggacgctgttactgggaggctGCATGGAGTGGGAATATGGTTTATATAGCAGTGACATATAAAAGAATCTGCAGGAAAGGATTGCATCCTGATACTATATTTGGACGCAATGAACACTCCTGGAGTATGAACTACTATGATGGCAAATTCACTTTTCATCACAAAACTGAGTGCAATGAGATATCTGTGCCTTTAGATCACTCAAAGAGAGCAGGAGTCTATCTGGACTGGCCTGCCGGAGCTCTGTCTTTCTACAGTGTTtctaacacacacaaactcacacacttacacacattcaAAAGCACATTCACTGAACCCCTTTATGCTGGATTTGGTGTTTTTTCTGGCTTAGTGTCTTTATGTAAGCCTGGACAGTCATGCGAGGAACAACCAAGATGTCCTAAAGAACCAAAACTGAGTGGAGAACAATTTAAACTATCTACTGATTTTAAGAGATATAGGCGAGTAAATACAGACAATTTGAGCAAACAGTAA